Genomic DNA from Chiloscyllium plagiosum isolate BGI_BamShark_2017 chromosome 9, ASM401019v2, whole genome shotgun sequence:
CCGTTTATTTGATTACAAAGGTTGCGATGTTGGCTAAATATtgaagggggggggggatggggagaGCTGAGATTAATGGCAACAGTCAGAATTACAAACGGATAGGACCTGTTTCTGAGAAATAAGGTAGTGTCTGTGTTTTGCAGCGTTATAAATGCTCATGGTAAGGGAAGAGGGGAAATCTAACATAATTGGAGGGGTGTTGATAATATGGAAATACTAGagcccaaaatgcaccactttaTAGTTAATTATAAGCCCCCACCCGCGTGGACTTGCGTCGCAAGCTGGAGTTTTTCATTTGCCTCAAAACTTGCCGGAGGAGCCCTCCGCCGCAGGCCGTTTAGTTAAATATTACTTTATTGTCTCTTCCCGTTCCTACCTTCCTGCCCCGCAGATCAGACGTACGGAGAGGTCAACCAGCTGGGGGGCGTCTTCGTGAACGGGAGACCTCTGCCCAACGCCATCCGCCTGCGGATAGTGGAACTGGCTCAGTTGGGCATTCGGCCGTGTGATATCAGCCGCCAGTTGCGGGTCTCCCACGGCTGCGTGAGCAAGATCTTGGCCCGGTACAACGAGACGGGCTCCATCCTGCCGGGAGCTATAGGAGGCAGCAAGCCCAGGGTCACCACCCCGACCGTGGTGAAGTACATCAGGGAATACAAACAGGGAGACCCGGGCATCTTCGCCTGGGAGATCCGGGACCGGCTGCTGGCGGACGCGGTCTGTGACAAGTACAACGTGCCCTCGGTCAGTTCCATCAGCAGGATCCTTCGCAACAAGATCGGCAACCTGTCCTCCACCTCCGGTCACTACGAAGCCCACAAGCAACTGACCCCCCAGGCCGCTCTGCCTTACAACCCTCTCTATCAGTACTCCTACCCCGGGCACATGTCCCCGGCCGCTACCAAGGTGGGCAGCTCCGCCGGCGTCCCGGTGCCCGGCCACGTTGGCATCCACAGGACCTGGCCGTCCGCTCACTCCGTCACCAACATCCTCGGGCTCAGAAGCATCGTCGAGCAGACAGGTGAGTGCTGCTTCCAACACCCCTCTCTTGGTTTCCAACGGCCTGAAACGGGGCAGAAGCAAAGAAAGATTGGGGCCGcattgtgtttaaaaaaattacaaatggacacacacacacacaaaacgtaAACATTTTGATAGCATATCCGGGATTGATTTGTGATCCTGCTTCTCTTTAGTCATTCGAAAATACGCCTGTCACCAATAAACCTACAATTGTAATAAAAAGCAGCGAATGACAGATCTATGATTACAGCAGATATTTGCCAAAGCACATTAATGGATGTAATATGCATGGGTCTTGTCATCACTGGACGACTGGCCAAGAGGAACAGGCCACAACACAGCATCTAATATTTGTTCTCAGTAATTCCATCCTCTAGGCCTCTCCTGTAACCTGTCAATAGCTTAAAATTAAATTGAGCCACTTCTCCGAGTATAGTAGTGGGTGACATTCCTCCGACTAACATTAAACAACAAAGCTTTCCCCCTCTGTTTCCTCATCTGTCCCTCTCTGTGTAGGAAGCGCCCTTGCGGCCTATACTTCCCACTTTATCAGAACCCCGTGTCCCTGCCTCAATGAACCTTTCTCCTTACCTGCAGGcttttcacaaacaaaaacaacaaccaattttttttcaaactgaagTTTAAATTCAATGCAATCCAttgttagtgtttttttttctctctcccgtGGAAGACGAGAAAAAGTGCATTAAAATAAAAGTCTAGAAGCAACGTTGAATGTTGATAGATTGTGGAACTCGCCCGAGACAATACTCTTCAATGTTAACAGTGTGCTGCAGAGCCAGCCCTGTACAgtatttgctgttttgttttggcCGAGCGGAGTGATATATAATAGGCCTGCCTTCATTTCTACCAGCCCACTGCATTTGAACGGCTTCTGACAATCTAAACAACACAAGTCGTACAGAtaaattgtctttttaaaaaaaaaatacatgaacATGCATGCATGATATGAATAGTGCTATTAAAGACTCTGCCTGGGAGAGAGGAAGATTGTggttaaaatgcatttggagagaAATCCAATTCAATGTTCCAGCGACATTTCCACTGCACCAAGGAATGAAAATACAACTCGGATCTGTCTGTTACAGGGTACGCGAAATGTGACAGCGGTGTTCACGCGcaatgataatttttttttgttcttgttttttttaacacgCATTTTAGCCGTTCACGGTGGAACGGAGACTTCCGTCTATCAGACCAAAATGGAAGACTGGAACAACGTCAATCGGGCTGCTTTCTCATCAACTCAAAGTGTCAACGGGATTGAGAAGCAGGCGATAGACCCGGATCTCAAATACCCTCAGGTACTGACCTACACCCACCCCTACTCCCCTCCCCACATGTTTTCACATAATGAGTGATGCCTTcctattctctctgtctctctgtgtgcctCTCGCTCTGATAGCAACTAAACAGTAAAAACAAACTCCGTGTTTGTTGTATTCCAGCCTCCGTCTGGCTTGCCAGCTGTGAGCAGCTTTGTTCCTGCATGCGCCGTGGGCCCTTACCCCTCGTCCAACCAAGTGCCGGGTTATGGAGTATACAGTGGCCCTGGAGCCGGCTACATGAGTGGACATCACtggcagtcccagagcagcggcctcTCCCAGTCGGCAGGGCCCGGGATTACCATGCACGGAGGAGACATTCACGCACCAATGCCCTTCAAACACCTCTCAGCCAGAGAAGGTAAATGGCTTTGCTCGTTAACACGGGGCCACGGTCCATTTCCTCTAAAACAAACCGAAATAATGCTGAGTCGGACCGATCGAAAGCAAAAATGAGGGTGTTTTCATGACATCTGGAATGAAACAAAAGTAGctgattgaaaaaaaaagggCAAATTTCTTAGTGCATCTTTCCAGGTAAGAATTGTTAAATcgaagttaaaaaaaagtgatacGGTTTCCTTTTGATACCAGGGCCCATTCGCGTAATGCAGAGCAATAGAATGAAATAGCTGTTTGTCAGAGCACCATGTAAgtgacaggaaagtgaagttatgGAGTTTCAGCGGGTCTCAAAGTACATTTTCCATGTAGGAAGCAGCCATTCCCCCTCTTTGAAGTTGTTCAATGTGCCCTTTTCAGTCAAGGGACCGCGTTTCTGTGGCGGCGGCTTTGCTGCAAAATGCGTTTGCTTTCATTCGACTCTGGGAATGTTGCTTATTGCTCTTGGAACAGTTACAATCTAAAGGCAATTATATTTTCCAAAAgctgcttttgtttcattctaGAGACCCACCAATCTATACATACGGTGCGCAGAGGCAGCCTATAAGGAGCTGTGTTACTGTGGGTTGATGTTGGATTCTCACGTAGTATTTCAGCTGAAAATGACAAGGTGTGCATTATTGATTCATAAGTTTTTGTGCTTTTATTTGTACCCTATTATCAGTCAGATGTTGCTCAGCGGCTACTGCTAGTTAAGAATCAGTCTTTAATCAATTCGAGACCCTTGAATAGAGTTGAGCTTTCATTCCAAACTCTTATTGTGCACTTAAATTTCATGACCCATCTTCTATGGAGGCAGCTGAAAGCTAAAATGGTAACGATAAAGCAACGCCACTCATGTACTCTCAAATCTCCCAGCAGGACTGACCAGttcaatgtaggagcaaattattgcagatgctggaatctgaaaaaatgctggagatcacagcttgatttctctccaagggtgctgcttgacccgctgtgatctccagcattttttttgttttctaaccAGTTCCATGCTTGTCCGGACAGGTTCCATGCCGAGTGTAACCGTCCTAACTAAAGATGGCGTTCACTTATTTTGTGATAATTCGGCTAATGAGAATATGAAGTGGATAACACGGTCATCTGACGCAGAGCGTTCCAGTTATTAAAGTGCTCCTTATCCaagtacacaacaccaggttatagtccaacaggtttaattggaagcacactagctttcggagcgacactccatcaggtgattgatcaggagcgtcgctccgaaagctagagtgcttccaattaaacctgttggactataacctggtgttgtgtgatttttaactttgtataccccagtccaacaccggcacctccgaatCTTATCCAAGTAATTCGCTATGTTTTGAAAGCACTCCTCGCTACCCATGTAAGGCAGTGTCCAGTTGCAGTTTACCCCAGACCTTTCTGCTCTCACTGTTAGTGCAGATTATCTACATGTCTTGTTACCAATTAATATCCTGAACTGTCTTGACACCAATTAATACTGAGCCGTCTTATTTCAAACTATATGCCCAATAGTGTATTTTATTTACCTCATCTGACAAACCATTTCCCAACATGTTCAACATGTCCCAAAATCaatgttcaattttccagcactactgacAAAGAACAAAAGCTCTCGCCCAAAATTCCAATTCTTTTCCAACCATTTGCAATATATTGTCTACAGTACTTCGCGTTTGCAGCGGTAGCGTCTAGACGTGAGAACCTGCTTGAATTAGTTGAAACCAATTGGCTCTATTTATCCGGCACTATTTTTATTCCCACActccagaagaaaaaaaaaatctgctagtTAGACCTTGAGCTCTAATATTAAAAGGATTGCACTATGGTAGTTAAAAGCACGTATGTGACAAGCTGTCACAGTTGTCTGTACTGTGAATATTTAGAATTTTCCTGTGTGTATTGCAAATAGATGCTAATTGAGCTAACTGAGGTGGCAaccattaaaacaaaatgtgatttCAAGTTATGAAGTCCACTATTTCCTttactttgttttctctttgacCAGCGTTAGATTTAGGGGCTACTGTTAATGATTGAAACTAGCCCATTCACCAACTGACGACCTTTACTGGCCAAAGCCAATCCCTGCATTAACAGTGGGTGTCGGAGCTGCCTTTGATTTCTGTGGTCAAATCAACGCAGCGttcgttaaaaaaaaaacatctggtcaTATTGAATGTGACAATTcgcaaatgcaaaaataaaatgcatgttagattaaaaaaaaatcagtggtgTTAGGATTTACAGACAGAGGAAGTATTGAAGTTCAAACAAATGAAGCAACGGTTTGAATTTGAAACTTTTGAGCAAGTGAACTGTTTTTGTATTCGCAAGCACCACGTAATTGGGTGGGTAAGGCAGCAACTTTAACACTCCCACGCTACAAAAGTACATGTTTCCAAATGTTTAAATGTAGTGCTGGGTTCAATTTGCTTTTACTTGTTGCTTCTGAATACCTTGGCCCAATGCGTTCAAGGAAAATGTGTGAATATGAACAACAATGGAAAGGAGCCTCGAGCTCGGGCCCAGCAGCTAGTATTTAGTTTCCGTTCAGCATCCTAACCTTTAGATGATTACATTCTCCTTAAACTGCATGTGAGTTTTTTgttggttggggttggggggcgTTTGGGATTCATAATCGAGGAAACTAGGATACATTTTGCAGTAGTAATTTAATATTTGCACATACGAAAGCAAAAATGTCAGCGAGTCCTTATAATCCAGAGGGCGCCTACTTCATTTGCAAAGCATTTAGAGCCAATTCAGATAGATGCATTCCCGCGAGAGACTCGATTTGGATGCCTCGGGTACTGATAACTctcttaaaaaaacacacacaatttATCCCAACTGTGTGGAATCAGAGTTTTGCTCTGATCTAAAGCAAACGCATCAACGATGTTGGATCTCACTGCCAATTGTCGAGTGATTTCAGGGCACGAAATTGTGGGGAGATGGGCTGACAGATATCGGGCTGCTAATCTCGAATTGCGCATCTGTGCAAGAATCGATTTTCTAAGCAAATCTGGTGAACACACCGGAAGTGTGGAAGGTACATTATGACAGTGCAAGGTGAGAGTGCAGAGGGATGGCTGTTTCAGACGATGCCACCTTGTTTTTGCCAGTTACCTGAATTTATgtcattaaaattattttaaaaaccagATTCGTTTGCTCTGACAATTACAATGTCCTTCCCTTCGCCTATCTGTCGTAAATTAATACTATGGCGTAATTCCCCAGCATGCAACCCCAGGTAGCAGAGACAGACCGTCTCTCTTCAGATTAATaacgatgtggaggagccggtgttggactggagtggacaaagttaaaaatcacacaacaccaggttatagcccaacaggtttatttggaagcactagcttttggagcgctgctccttcatcagctgatgaTTTTTAACTACACAGTATTAGTAACGAAATGGGGCTACTTGACACATATATGCCATTAGGTGCCGAGTTGAACCGAATCTGGAATCACCTTCGCTGTGTCATGTTGGCGAACTTGCCATGGCCACAGGGTCCACAGGAACTGGAGTTCGACTCTTGCGCTGTGCAGAGGTGGCCAATTCTGAATTTTCCCCTTCCACATCTCAGTGTTTCACTTTCCAACCACAAACCAATGCTGTCCTTTCGATCCTCACGAGGCGAGAGATATTTTTGATATTGTTTCATTTTCCTGAAAACAACGTGTAGGCGTCGTTTTGCCTCCATTAAACAAATCGACTCGTTTTCCTAAAATAGGTTAACACCAGAATAAACGTGAAACACCGTGTGTTAGTTGATACTAGAAACAGTTAAATGAAAAGCGGCAGAAACACGAAAATGCTGGAACTGCACAGCAAGACAGTTAATATCCACcagagttcaaaatcacacaacaccaggttatagtccgggctataacctggtgttgtgtgatttttaactttgtataccccagtccaacaccggcatctcccaaTCATAATATCCACCAGGTTAACGTTCCCATAGAGATGCTGACTCTCTTGTTTGATACTAAATGCGAATATCAGTCTCAGTGCAGACTCAGATCTGGGCATTTCACGCAGATGCAGCTGTTTTAAAATCAGATACCAAACAAAAAAAGTGCCGCAGCAAAGGGCTCTTTCGATTATTAAGAAAACATTTGCAACCACATTGGGGATTAACCTATAAATTCAATTTTAGCTTTGAGATCCAGTTTCCATATTTGCTGAATAGTTACATTTTATTGAGGAAAGGGATACTGTGTGTTCTAATCATCGCATTACTGACCGTATTTCCAATTCTAATAAGTTACCATTCTGAACACGCGAAATGTACAGCTTTTGGGGCAAAGTAATTTGAATAATATCAAGATATTTGTTGGCGCATGAATATGTCTGGGCTTGAAAGGAATCTTAATGAATTCTCCTTATTAAGTCCTTTGGTCATCCTTGCCTCGTTCAGTTCAAGTTTGAGATAATTTGATGTATTGTTAACTAagagctaaaataaaacaaagctgcTTTGTCTGAGTGAGCAACTCGCAGGTCTGAATTGTCAAGGCTTTTTATTCCGCTCTCTCCCTGCTTTTCTTTCAGCGTCAGAGAGAAAACCCGTGAGCCCTGTTAACAAACCCCCTGAAACTCTTAGCAGTGCGCACGGCCTCTCAATCCCAGCCTCCAGCACGTAAAAGACAGCCCCCCCTCCCACCACACACTTAACTCCGAGCGTAACACCAACGATGGTGCCCTCTTTCAAGAAACAAACGGAGTTCCACAGGAGATCGAATGAACGATAAAAGCTTCCTCCCAGGAACTTTGGGTCTGCTGTTTTATGTCATTTCGGTTTTAAGGAACTGTTGGGAATAATCAAAGATATTTCGAAGACTTCGTGCTTGGATCCGCTAAAGGCATTTCTGTCCCCTTGCCGCCAGTGAATTACAATTCCTCAAGTTCAGACGCGGTGTTGGTGACGGGGAGGCCGATCTGTTTTGATCTCGTTTCATATATTTGTGAAATGTCGAGAAATCATATTTGTATTGTAGCTGATAGGAATATAAGCCATAATATAACCAAAAAAAGAAACCCGATTTTACTGTTCATTAATGCAGGCTTCGCCCACAAATACAATACCACCCGTTCCCATACAGGCAATGGGAGACTTCCTCAGTAATGTATAGTGTGTTTGAATATAGCTTTATGAACCCAGACCCTTGGCTAACGCATACAGATATTGGTTGGCGCCACAGACCATGTGAACAAGTTGTGAACATTTTGATGTATATCCGAGACTGTAAATGTACAAATATTTTTGCCCCCCGCGgtccattttatatttttatattttgaatttaaaaatgcatttatgtTGAAATAAAACAACCATCAAACCAGACGAGAAATGCATCatacctctgtgtgtgtgtgtgtgtgtatgtgtgtgtatatgtatgggGCGACTGTTGCTTGCCATTTGCAACATTATTTGTTTCATTATTGAATTgccaataacaaaaaaaaacctttttcttCAAGGGTCAACAGtgaatgagacagagagaaaaaacaacCCACTTTCTTGGTGCACAGAACTCCTCACAAAAATCGTCCTATTTGGTTGTTTTTTTCTCCCCCTCATTCACTTTATTCCGGACATCCGTTAGCCCAGGACTTAATTCCAGTTGCCATGCCATACGACCACCTGCTA
This window encodes:
- the LOC122553068 gene encoding paired box protein Pax-1-like isoform X2; this translates as MDQTYGEVNQLGGVFVNGRPLPNAIRLRIVELAQLGIRPCDISRQLRVSHGCVSKILARYNETGSILPGAIGGSKPRVTTPTVVKYIREYKQGDPGIFAWEIRDRLLADAVCDKYNVPSVSSISRILRNKIGNLSSTSGHYEAHKQLTPQAALPYNPLYQYSYPGHMSPAATKVGSSAGVPVPGHVGIHRTWPSAHSVTNILGLRSIVEQTAVHGGTETSVYQTKMEDWNNVNRAAFSSTQSVNGIEKQAIDPDLKYPQPPSGLPAVSSFVPACAVGPYPSSNQVPGYGVYSGPGAGYMSGHHWQSQSSGLSQSAGPGITMHGGDIHAPMPFKHLSAREGGCRNRNVVQE
- the LOC122553068 gene encoding paired box protein Pax-1-like isoform X1, with protein sequence MDQTYGEVNQLGGVFVNGRPLPNAIRLRIVELAQLGIRPCDISRQLRVSHGCVSKILARYNETGSILPGAIGGSKPRVTTPTVVKYIREYKQGDPGIFAWEIRDRLLADAVCDKYNVPSVSSISRILRNKIGNLSSTSGHYEAHKQLTPQAALPYNPLYQYSYPGHMSPAATKVGSSAGVPVPGHVGIHRTWPSAHSVTNILGLRSIVEQTAVHGGTETSVYQTKMEDWNNVNRAAFSSTQSVNGIEKQAIDPDLKYPQPPSGLPAVSSFVPACAVGPYPSSNQVPGYGVYSGPGAGYMSGHHWQSQSSGLSQSAGPGITMHGGDIHAPMPFKHLSAREASERKPVSPVNKPPETLSSAHGLSIPASST